The genomic segment AGAAATGTTTCATAGCACAATATCTAAGTAAAAAATGTTGGATTTGCGtcaatttgagataataaacatgaaaataaagaataaatttgataccgagatttacgttaaaaactcctaaaaattattatggtaAAAACCACGAGTAATATGAAAATAATTCTACTGTAATAtttttatggtgtacaacccACTTACTGTGTTTCCAAGGAGAACACACTTTCTCtaaatacaggagaacaaaacacgtcacaaatattatagaactaagaaCTCAAATGATATAATATGGTAGAAAACTTGAAGAtgagatgatttcagaatgatgGGAGAAAAATCtatttataagaattttcgTCCATGTAAAAACGCGTTTTCTCGTCTGAATTTTCCCGTCAATTTTGCCTACTGCTACAAAATGtgttcaaaaatatttgtgcCCACCTCATTTAATTAACTAATCGCCGACATCATTATTTTGCCGACAAAAAATTAACATCTTTATATTTTTATCACGTTCAAGAGGGAATTTTTTTGGCATGTGTGATGCGTCTATGAGAAGCGTCATATGTCAACGAGAGGTTCGAGCTATCAATTTAGAAAAACGGGATAGTGTATATATGCGGACATTACTTGTTGGACTGTAGGGAATTTGTGCGCATATTGACCTTATGCGGTTTGGGGATGTGATTGCGATTATATCCATGGAGTCATAACTTGTGATGCATTTTACTCGAGTTGAATGTGAAACCAGTCATGTGGAAGAGATGAATGAAGGGTTTACACTTTGGCGAGGATTCCTCTGCTTTTGGTACCAAGATCTCTAGTTTTGATGTGGGAAGATGTAAGTGTGTCAATTCGGATGTGTTTGGTGAGTTAGGTCGGATTAAGCAATAGTACTATTAATAAATTGCTTAACCCGAACCCAACCCCAACCCGAAAACTTTCAACCTGAACTCAAACTCGAACTCGATCAACCCGATCAATCCGATTAAaccgattttgaattttttaaatttttttaaaaagaaaattaaataaaattaaaaaaaaataatattttaatttaaacacataataataaaatttccctcatatatatgatttaaatttgaatgtctaatagtaaaaaaataaaatatatttactaaatcaaataaataattgtttaaaaataaaaaatattcaaaataaatattaaattatgaaaattgatgatataaatatacgataaatattttttcagagatacaatatataaaaatatatgcaatatttattaattatatattttttaaaaaatttagttgacccgaacccaacccaacccgatcatttttttcgggtcagctatcgggtccaacccaaacctgatttttttcgggTTGAACCGTGTCGAGTTGGTGAGTCGTGTCTGATTTTAACACCTTTAGAAAAATGCGCGTTATTAATGGAAACATCAAATAATTCGCAACCCTGGATTTCAACCCCGAGGAGACTCGGTCGAACTGGATAGATATATGCGAAGTCGTCCCTGGATCCACACGACACAAGAATCAGAAATGGAAGCCCTCCATGTTTCTGCTAGAGTTCTCGATCTCGATTAGGAACATAATATATTGGGTTATATGTGTTCGTTTacctatatgtatttttatttatttttgcatcgAGTTTGAATTAAAAGGCGCTTCAAGTTAAAAGTTATACTTGCATATTGAATATAGTCCGAGTATGCTTGATGCTGCAAATTGCCACGAATCCTTCACTTTTAATGAAAAGTGGGATCAAAATGTGGCAAATGCCAAAATACTTTCTTTCAAGAATTTCCTAGTGCACTTGAGGCATAAATAAACGTTAGGTTATGCTACATCTCAAGTAGATGACAATTGATCGAGTTTGTACGTgtttaaattttgatatttttaatacttttttattatattagtatataataaaaatcttaaCTTAAATGACTCGAGTTTGAGTTaagatttaaatttgataaaattttatttaaaaacgaaATCTTCTATTATATTTCACAATGAATAAGTTtattgtgagatggtctcacgaatctttatctgtgatacgAGTCAactttatcgatattcacaataaaaataatactcttaacataaaaaataatattttttcttggatgacccaaataatatatccgtatcataaaatatgatccgtgagatcgtttcacacaaTTTTATGCTAAAATATATACAGTATAGTGTAACCGTCACATAATTCTTTGTTGTTCGGTAAATAAGTGAAGATCCCACTTCCGAAAGTTGACGCGATTAGTCTTATTGAGGGATAAAACGCAGCGTTTTATATCACTTGGTTGCTTCTGTTTAAACGTGCAACTGCTTCCAAGTACGTGCCGGCATTTTATTCCTATGCCTAGGCAAGCCACGACAATCCGGTCGACCGCGGCCGTGAAAAGGCCGGTGATACAGACGGAGTCCTTCACTCAATTGATCCTCAATAATTTTGAAATACTGTTCGCCTTGTTCTTATTAATCGCCGATGCAATCCTCGTTTTTCTCATCATCACCTATGTTCCATGTAACTGCAGTTCGGCACTTTTCTGATTTACGTacattatatttttcaatttttgacatTTTTGTGCAACATGGGTTTCAGACACGAAGATCGATTGGGACGCATACATGTCCCAGGTTAACTCATCTCGGATCTttcatttttgttaaaaaaaattacttttatattattttaggaCTTTGAACTTTGGAAGCAAAAGAAAACCTTACgattttttattattcttttgcAAATTAATGCTGATAGGTCAGCGGATTTCTTGGAGGAGAAAGAGATTACAGCAAGCTGGAAGGGGATACTGGACCCCTGGTGTACCCTGCTGGATTTCTTTACATATACTCAGCTATTAAGTTTCTTACTGGAGGGGAAGTCTACCCTGCGCAGGTATATTTCACTTTCTTGTTTTATTTCTACTGATAAAATTGACTGTTTTTAAACCAGCCTTTTTCGGCTTGGTATGAGCATTGAATTGTATTTAGGAAATTCAAACAATTCTTTCTCCTGATTGTCATTTGATGAGTTAGTGCACAAGCTCAGTTAAAGTTTGTGTGGATCCGGAGTGTACTGAATTGGCATGTAAGCCCTTTCAGTTTGTTGTCTTTATGTTGAGTGAGAAATTTTACTCGTTAGACTAGGTGATTAGTGTATCCTGTTTGTTCACTTTCAGTTGTTGCGCTTAACTTTTAGTTTTGAATCTCATACAATCTTGTAATTGCAGATTTTATTTGGCTTTCTGTATGTTGTGAATCTTGGACTGGTCTTGTTCATTTATTTGAAGACCAAAGTGGTACAGTAAATTTCTCcttgattttgatatttcaGTTGCTACATTTGTCGGGGTACTACTTTtgttataaaattaaaaaattttgttatttgatCTTTCTTTGGTTGAAGtgaaaaatcttaaaaaagGGAATTTAAAAGAGATTTTCATACTAGGAATCTCCGAAATCTTTGAGGTTAAGCTATTTAGATTTTTCGGTTTCTTACTAGTGACCAATTTTTGAAGAGAATGGGAGTTGGAAAAAAATGTGTCTGATTTTAGAGTAGATTAATCTTAGGCACTTTCCTGCATGGAATCCATGAACGGATTTTACGATGATTGCTGGTGGGGCTTGGAGGACTTATGGTTTAtatcttcaaattttcaagaatgcTGAACTAAAGCTATCTATAGTCTAAGCTAGTCGTGTACTTTGTACCTTACGACACATTTACGGGTGTTATTCTCTTAATTCTGATCTGAAAAATTTAAGTAATATATCAGATGTTGATTTCACATAATTATTTGCAGCTTCCTTGGTGGGCTTTTTGCTTGATTTCTCTGTCTAAGAGAGTACACTCCATATTTGTGCTTCGATTGTTCAACGACTGTTTTGCCACTACACTTCTCCATGCCGCACTGGTTTCTTTTATTTGCCAAAAGTGGCATCTTGGTTTAATTATTTTCAGGTAGCATAGATAATTTAACTTATTTTTTCGCCAGTATTTTTTGTGGGAGTATTGTCAGTTACCTTGGTCATTTCTTAACTAAAGCTGTTGCAAACATTCCTTCTGTTAGAACAGCGGAGCTGTCTCAGTGAAGATGAATGTGCTCCTTTATGCACCTACCTTATTAATACTCTTACTGAAGGTGCGTagcttttgattttaaattTCTTAAGAAGTACCAGTATGAGAATTCACATCTAAGGAAACTCTTGCCTGGAAAATCTTGAACTGCAGGCTATGGATATATTTGGGGTGGTATCTGCTTTAGCAAGTGCGGCACTGGTGCAGGTGCGTGCTATTTAATTCTCTTTAGTTCAGTAACTGTTAATTGTTTAATAACTAACTTGAAGGCTTTTAGTcaggttgaatttttttttgtactaTATGTGGGATATCATATGTTTGATTCATCCTTTTGAAATTCTTAAATTCTTTATTTTTGTCCCGTCACTTTATTTGTTACAAGTCAATATTAATTGAATGACGGGCCACTTGATAGTGATTATCTGATTAATTTTTTACTTCCACCACCTCTGGTGGATGGTCTGCAGATTCTCTTAGGACTACCTTTCATTTTTTCATATCCAATTGCATACATCTCGAGAGCCTTCAATCTTGGTCGCATCTTCATCCATTTCTGGTACTTCAATTGACCCATAAATTTCTATCAATGACAATCTTACATATGTGATACTTGCTTGTTTTAAGTTTTCGAGCTTCGGTTGTGATATATTTTCGAATTGTCTATTCATGGTTACATTATTCGAAGTTATTTGTTTAAACTGTACAGATCAAAGTACTCTAGTAACAACTAACAATTTTAGTATTATATTGAATCATAGTGTACATGTCGAATGGACCAGCATTTAACAGAGATGTAGTTTCCCACAGTTGCCGTCTTCCTCCCCATGGTAAAATGAGGAGTAGAGAGCACAGAGAATGAAACAAACTGCTGATGGGTATCATTGTGGTTTTGCTTTCCAATTATGTTAATATGAAAATAGCCTCATGGGATCTGAAAAACTTTTGAGTATTCCCGTCACACTTTGGTTTCTATCAACAGCTTACCCTAACTTATTACGGATGATTGACTAGAGTCCCTCGTGATAAATCGATAATTGCTCTCGGTGTAATTGAAAGACCATAAGTTTATATGATTGTCTGCAGTCTATCTTGTAACTATGAAAGATATGACTATGTTTATCTGTATTTTACAGGTCTGTTAATTTTAAGTTTGTTCCAGAACCTATTTTTGTTAGCAGAGGATTTGCGCTGTTTCTTCTGGCTGCTCATCTCATTCTGCTTGCAATCTTTGCACACAATAGATGGTGTAGGTACGTAATACGCCATGGTTTAACACTTGGAGTTTAAATTGATTTAGAATCAATTGTACTCGCTATCTTAATCATGGCTAATAGAGCTATCATCAACACAACTGGTTCCTGCATCACTAGAACACCCCTGGTAAAGAAGTTCGTACAGTCCATAGTCCACAGGGGTATCTCCTGAAAATTTCCATTAAGGTGAAAGATACTGATTATACTGATATTTACCTAGATTACGACTGAAAAATAGACCTGACCAGTTTGTTGTACTCAACTTGGTGTCGGTATGTATTTTGACCGTTTTACATTgtgtttctttttcttttctttgctATCCTTATTTGGTGCAGGCATGAAGGAGGTTTGTCCCCTCTCATCCATTCTAGACTTGTTCAACTGAAGCTTAGAACTGCTTATTTGAGTTCTTTTTCACTCAAGCAATTCAATAATTCTTCGACGGTCATGCCTCTTGAAACAGAACGTAAGCAATAGCTAAGTCAGTTAAATAATTCATTCCCTCTTTCACGGTTCATTTTGACACCTATGTACGCATCTGCGATATTACTGTTCCTGCAGATATTGTAACAACTATGTTCGTTGGGAATTTCATTGGGATTGTGTGTGCGCGGTCTCTTCATTATCAGTTCTACTCTTGGTAAGTTCTCCAGTTCTTTTTCCTTTACATGTTGGCATGTAATGATATCAAGGAAAGAAGATTAGCTGCACATTGATTAAGGGCCGTAGAAGAACCAGTCTTAGTGTGATTGCTACACACCATAAGTTGCGTTGAATAAATGATCTCAAGTGATTCCATAATTTCATACGTGGATCTTATGTGTTAATTTTTGCTTCGAGAGAGGCGTAATTTTAGATCCAACTATGTTGACGTGTGAGCTCTCTCGTAATGCAGGTATTTCTATAGCTTACCATATTTATTGTGGCGAACAACATTTCCCACATGGTTACGGTTGGTAACTTGGCCATCAAACTTGttccataattttattgtttttgatACTGATTCAGGAAAATACTATTTTCTGCAGTTTAATGTTATTCGTGGCAGTTGAGTTCTGTTGGAACATCTACCCGTCTAATGTTTACTCATCCTTGTTGCTGCTCTGTGCCCACCTAACTATATTAGCAGGCCTCTGGAAGGCACCACCTGAATATCCATATATGGCTAATGCAAAACATAGATCAGCAGCAAATCTTGAAAAGAAGGCTAGCTGAAAACTTCAAGTTTAGGTTGTTTCGATTTcatttttgtgaaaaagaaatgtTATGTATGATTTTGTTTCGGAACTTTTCTCGATGTTCATTATTTTAGAGAAAAACTGAGATTTTAGCTAaaatgaattattattattttgctaaaaaaatatttgactcCCATTCATTTGTATGAATCCAAGTTTCTTCGAACCGCATAGAAACATTCTTCCAAGTTTCATTAGTATGCTGATGTCCATAGGTATTTTTTGATAGTGTTAGGCTCGTTCCAGAGTATTCAAGACTTGATAAAAACAAACTGCTGCTGAAGCATTTCCGGCCTATTAAATCCACATTTTAACCAAGAGATACACAGAGATGGGGTAACCTTATTACTACCTTGATCAAACAAATTTTGCCATAATTCATTCGTTGACAGATTGATTTGAGACTTCagaaaaatcaacaccatccATAGAATATGCATAAAATATACAAATAACAGTTTACTGCCTTCTGAAATTTTGCAATTCCATAGCAAATTGTCAATCGTGCAACGGAATTGTAAAGAATGACACAAGGCCAAAACATAAAATTACCAAAATGACAACAATAATAATGAACTTTGAATTTTCTGGTCGAATGTGCTCTGTAAGAAACAAATCTATCGATGGAACAAACGATTAACACAATTACACGTATATCAGATCTTTCAAATGAAAACAAACACAATTATTCCCACAATCATACTGTTATCATACATACAGGTGTAGTGTATATAtggtacatttaaaaaaaagggAAATCATTTAACTCCTGCACCTTGTGGCGGCGGTGCACGACCGAGTATACGGATTGGCTTGGGCACCGGGGCGGCAGTTGTAGTACGACGCGCCTCTCCTTGAGCACGGGACAGAGTTCGCCTGAAGCGCGCTGTAGCTGATGTACTTCGTGGTTGCTAATATGCGCCGGTTGACTTCGGAATCCATGTCGAACTCTCCACCGTCGGCCATGCACTCACCTATGGATCCTCTGCAGGCGTCACTAGGCTTGCTCATGGGTATCCAGCTGAAGTCGCTGCCGGCTTCTGCGGATTGGAGA from the Primulina tabacum isolate GXHZ01 chromosome 16, ASM2559414v2, whole genome shotgun sequence genome contains:
- the LOC142529293 gene encoding dol-P-Man:Man(5)GlcNAc(2)-PP-Dol alpha-1,3-mannosyltransferase-like, whose translation is MPRQATTIRSTAAVKRPVIQTESFTQLILNNFEILFALFLLIADAILVFLIITYVPYTKIDWDAYMSQVSGFLGGERDYSKLEGDTGPLVYPAGFLYIYSAIKFLTGGEVYPAQILFGFLYVVNLGLVLFIYLKTKVLPWWAFCLISLSKRVHSIFVLRLFNDCFATTLLHAALVSFICQKWHLGLIIFSGAVSVKMNVLLYAPTLLILLLKAMDIFGVVSALASAALVQILLGLPFIFSYPIAYISRAFNLGRIFIHFWSVNFKFVPEPIFVSRGFALFLLAAHLILLAIFAHNRWCRHEGGLSPLIHSRLVQLKLRTAYLSSFSLKQFNNSSTVMPLETEHIVTTMFVGNFIGIVCARSLHYQFYSWYFYSLPYLLWRTTFPTWLRLMLFVAVEFCWNIYPSNVYSSLLLLCAHLTILAGLWKAPPEYPYMANAKHRSAANLEKKAS
- the LOC142528558 gene encoding rapid alkalinization factor-like, encoding MARSPLLALLLSAVLVAAIILQSAEAGSDFSWIPMSKPSDACRGSIGECMADGGEFDMDSEVNRRILATTKYISYSALQANSVPCSRRGASYYNCRPGAQANPYTRSCTAATRCRS